The Humulus lupulus chromosome 4, drHumLupu1.1, whole genome shotgun sequence genome has a window encoding:
- the LOC133832458 gene encoding uncharacterized mitochondrial protein AtMg00810-like codes for MVSQFIHCPYKEHLEVTYRILRYLKSILGKGLLFKRGSSISVEVFTDANWPGSITDRKSTSGYCTYVWGNLVAWRRKKQSVVARSSVDAEYKAMANRVCEILWIKRVLKELKLDVSLPMKLFCETRLQ; via the coding sequence ATGGTAAGTCAGTTTATTCATTGTCCTTATAAAGAACATCTTGAAGTTACTTATCGTATTTTGAGATATCTAAAGAGTATTCTTGGTAAGGGTCTCCTTTTTAAAAGGGGAAGTAGCATAAGTGTTGAAGTATTTACTGATGCAAATTGGCCAGGTTCTATCACTGATAGAAAATCTACTTCTGGATATTGCACATATGTGTGGGGAAATTTGGTGGCTTGGAGAAGAAAAAAACAAAGTGTGGTTGCAAGGAGTAGTGTTGATGCTGAATACAAGGCTATGGCTAACAGGGTATGTGAGATTCTATGGATAAAACGAGTTCTTAAGGAGCTGAAGCTGGACGTTAGTCTACCTATGAAGTTGTTTTGTGAAACAAGGCTGCAATAA